One part of the Gemmatimonadota bacterium genome encodes these proteins:
- a CDS encoding SET domain-containing protein-lysine N-methyltransferase translates to MKICVLQPDYSRSDIDYGNYDPSRNLTAILAPHEVHHVAINKLTTFRQLRDLSKQGFDLYVNLIEGYLDWDIPSIDVVHSLDRLGLPYTGPNAELYDPPKVLMKYIAHISGVKTSPHVVVTSLDQVEQVARTLTFPLFVKPAHAGDSLGIDARSRVWTVDELRAKVAETLPDYPELLVEQYIDGRELTCLVISDPEAHGQVRAFRPVEWVFDSEPRFKTYAHKTSELHPDANVPVTDEGLVRQLQQAAIDVFNGFNAVGYARMDFRLDGNGDLYFLEVNFSCSIFYADGYEGSADYILKHDGIGQAGFAKLMVAEGIARHRRRVRPFRIEGSPIAGYGIHATRPITKGEIVFHGEERAQRIVTRGHVERTWSASELESFRHYAYPVSEEVFVLWDSNPSEWAPQNHSCDPNTEFFGLDVVARRDIAPGDELTLDFATLLGETSASFQCNCGSPVCRGTVSGTPGNSVTLRERRRRGD, encoded by the coding sequence GTGAAGATCTGCGTCCTGCAGCCCGACTACTCCCGGTCGGACATCGACTACGGGAACTACGACCCGTCGCGCAACCTCACGGCGATCCTCGCGCCGCACGAGGTGCACCACGTCGCGATCAACAAGCTGACCACCTTCCGGCAGCTGCGCGACCTCTCGAAGCAGGGCTTCGACCTGTACGTGAATCTCATCGAGGGCTACCTCGACTGGGACATCCCGTCGATCGACGTCGTCCACTCGCTCGACCGGCTGGGGCTCCCCTACACCGGGCCCAACGCGGAGCTGTACGATCCGCCGAAGGTCCTGATGAAGTACATCGCCCACATCTCCGGGGTGAAGACGTCGCCGCACGTGGTGGTGACGAGCCTCGACCAGGTGGAGCAGGTGGCCCGCACGCTCACCTTCCCGCTCTTCGTCAAGCCGGCGCACGCCGGCGACTCGCTGGGCATCGATGCCCGGTCGCGCGTATGGACCGTCGACGAGCTGCGCGCCAAGGTCGCGGAGACCCTTCCCGACTATCCCGAACTCCTGGTCGAGCAGTACATCGACGGGCGCGAGCTCACCTGCCTGGTCATCTCCGATCCCGAGGCGCACGGGCAGGTGCGCGCCTTCCGCCCGGTGGAATGGGTCTTCGACAGCGAGCCCCGCTTCAAGACGTACGCCCACAAGACGTCGGAGCTGCACCCCGACGCCAACGTCCCTGTCACCGACGAGGGGCTCGTCCGACAGCTGCAACAAGCGGCCATCGACGTCTTCAACGGCTTCAACGCGGTGGGCTACGCGCGCATGGACTTTCGCCTCGACGGGAACGGCGACCTGTACTTCCTCGAGGTGAACTTCTCCTGCTCGATCTTCTACGCCGACGGCTACGAGGGGTCCGCCGACTACATCCTCAAGCACGACGGGATCGGGCAGGCCGGCTTCGCCAAGCTGATGGTCGCCGAAGGGATTGCTCGGCACCGGCGGCGCGTGCGCCCGTTCCGCATCGAGGGGAGCCCCATCGCCGGCTACGGCATCCACGCCACGCGTCCCATCACGAAGGGGGAGATCGTCTTCCACGGCGAGGAGCGGGCGCAGCGCATCGTGACCCGGGGGCACGTGGAGCGCACGTGGAGCGCATCGGAGTTGGAGAGCTTTCGCCACTACGCCTATCCCGTCTCGGAGGAGGTCTTCGTCCTCTGGGACTCCAACCCGTCGGAGTGGGCACCACAGAACCACTCGTGCGACCCCAACACCGAGTTCTTCGGCCTCGACGTGGTGGCGCGCCGCGACATTGCGCCTGGCGACGAACTCACGCTCGACTTCGCCACGCTGCTCGGCGAGACCAGTGCGTCGTTCCAGTGCAACTGCGGTTCGCCGGTGTGTCGCGGGACGGTAAGCGGGACCCCGGGGAACTCGGTGACGCTGCGGGAACGGAGACGGCGCGGCGACTAG
- a CDS encoding peptidylprolyl isomerase — translation MLRSVRRTALLLASASLLTTACGTDGKPAPKGASDVGLPPASSAEAPPSFRVRFETSKGAFVLEAHRAWAPKGVDRLYSLVQSGFFDNTRFFRAVTGFMVQFGVHGDPAVNAAWENLAIPDDSVAQSNTRGRMSFAMGGPGTRTTQVFINLVDNRMLDDMDFAPVGEVIEGMAVVDSLYAGYGDGPPAGFGPDQMRLMRQGNTYLEKEFPKLDFIRTARLVESAPTATDSAAKDSATSKDSATAPAAANEKR, via the coding sequence ATGCTGCGTTCTGTCCGTCGCACCGCCCTGCTCCTCGCCTCCGCCTCGCTCCTGACCACCGCCTGCGGCACCGACGGCAAGCCGGCGCCCAAGGGAGCCTCCGATGTCGGGCTCCCCCCCGCCTCGTCCGCCGAGGCGCCGCCTTCGTTCCGCGTGCGCTTCGAGACCAGCAAGGGGGCCTTTGTCCTCGAGGCACATCGCGCCTGGGCGCCCAAGGGGGTCGATCGGCTGTACTCGCTCGTGCAGAGCGGCTTCTTCGACAACACGCGCTTCTTCCGCGCCGTCACCGGCTTCATGGTGCAGTTCGGCGTGCACGGCGACCCAGCGGTCAACGCCGCCTGGGAGAACCTCGCCATCCCCGACGACTCCGTCGCGCAGAGCAACACGCGCGGTCGCATGTCGTTCGCCATGGGCGGCCCGGGGACGCGCACGACGCAGGTCTTCATCAACCTCGTCGACAACCGCATGCTCGACGACATGGACTTCGCGCCGGTGGGCGAAGTGATCGAGGGGATGGCGGTGGTCGACTCGCTCTATGCCGGCTACGGCGACGGCCCGCCGGCGGGCTTCGGCCCCGACCAGATGCGCCTCATGCGGCAGGGGAACACGTACCTGGAGAAGGAGTTCCCCAAGCTCGACTTCATCCGCACCGCGCGCCTCGTGGAGTCGGCGCCCACGGCGACCGATAGCGCGGCCAAGGACAGCGCGACGTCGAAGGACAGCGCCACCGCCCCGGCCGCCGCGAACGAGAAACGTTAG
- a CDS encoding L-aspartate oxidase has product MPSLLRTRFLVIGSGVAGLHTAWRAAANGEVLVLTKRTLHDSATSYAQGGIAAALGAGDSPELHRQDTLAAGAALCDREAVEVLVEEGPARVRELQLAGAAFDLGTDGKLKLGREAAHSRRRIVHAHGDRTGAEVARTLIERVRATKSASVLEHARVLELIVEKGRCAGVRASVMGQAVEIRADATVFASGGCGQIYRYTTNPVVATGDGFAIAHRAGVRLADMEFVQFHPTALDTPENPLALISEAVRGEGATLCNADGERFMLGRHKLAELAPRDVVAREIFRERQRTGEVFLDARKIGPGFVQRFPGIFSLCQHRGIDPRRDLIPVTPAAHYMMGGIVTDLAGRSSLPHLYACGEVACTGVHGANRLASNSLLEGLVFAERVARDMHSAPRTAVPRKAGQWDVPPLFDRGAAQVAADSIRQLMWDHAAIDRNARGLRKCLNALNDIHARLDEGMTEERNMCETARLVAAAALARRESRGGHYRSDYPKAKGEWRGKHIEW; this is encoded by the coding sequence ATGCCGTCCCTCCTTCGCACGCGGTTCCTCGTCATCGGCAGCGGTGTCGCCGGGTTGCACACGGCGTGGCGGGCTGCGGCCAACGGCGAGGTCCTCGTGCTCACGAAGCGCACGTTGCACGACAGCGCGACCTCGTACGCCCAGGGCGGGATTGCGGCGGCGCTGGGCGCCGGCGACTCACCGGAGCTGCACCGGCAGGACACACTCGCCGCCGGTGCCGCGCTCTGCGATCGCGAGGCGGTCGAGGTGCTGGTGGAGGAAGGGCCGGCGCGCGTGCGCGAGTTGCAACTGGCGGGGGCGGCCTTCGACCTCGGCACCGACGGCAAGCTCAAGCTCGGGCGCGAGGCCGCGCACTCGCGCCGGCGCATCGTGCACGCGCACGGTGATCGCACGGGGGCCGAGGTGGCGCGTACGCTCATCGAGCGCGTGCGGGCCACCAAGAGCGCGAGCGTCCTGGAGCACGCCCGCGTGCTGGAACTCATCGTCGAGAAGGGGCGCTGTGCGGGCGTGCGGGCCAGCGTGATGGGGCAGGCGGTGGAGATTCGCGCCGACGCGACCGTCTTCGCCTCGGGCGGGTGCGGGCAGATCTACCGGTACACGACCAACCCGGTCGTCGCCACCGGTGACGGCTTCGCCATTGCGCACCGCGCGGGGGTGCGGCTGGCGGACATGGAGTTCGTGCAGTTCCACCCCACGGCGCTCGACACCCCGGAAAACCCGCTCGCCCTCATCTCCGAGGCGGTGCGGGGCGAGGGGGCGACGTTGTGCAATGCCGATGGCGAACGCTTCATGCTCGGTCGCCACAAGCTCGCGGAGCTGGCCCCGCGAGACGTGGTGGCGCGCGAGATCTTTCGCGAACGGCAGCGCACCGGCGAGGTCTTCCTTGACGCGCGCAAGATCGGCCCCGGCTTCGTGCAGCGTTTTCCGGGGATCTTCTCGCTCTGCCAGCACCGCGGGATCGATCCGCGTCGCGACCTCATCCCGGTCACCCCGGCGGCGCACTACATGATGGGAGGGATCGTCACCGACCTCGCCGGGCGCTCGTCGCTCCCGCACCTGTATGCCTGCGGCGAGGTGGCGTGCACGGGGGTGCACGGGGCCAATCGCCTCGCCTCCAACTCGCTGCTGGAAGGGCTCGTCTTTGCCGAACGTGTGGCGCGCGACATGCACTCGGCGCCGCGCACCGCCGTTCCGCGCAAGGCGGGGCAGTGGGACGTCCCGCCGCTCTTCGATCGCGGGGCCGCGCAGGTGGCGGCCGACAGCATTCGCCAGTTGATGTGGGACCACGCAGCCATCGACCGCAACGCGCGCGGGCTGCGCAAGTGCCTCAACGCCCTCAACGACATCCACGCGCGTCTCGACGAGGGGATGACCGAGGAGCGCAACATGTGCGAGACGGCGCGCCTGGTCGCGGCGGCGGCGCTGGCGCGGCGCGAGTCGCGCGGCGGGCACTATCGCAGCGATTACCCGAAGGCCAAGGGGGAGTGGCGCGGCAAGCACATCGAGTGGTGA
- a CDS encoding metallo-mystery pair system four-Cys motif protein — MTPASLRVARLRAVRALSLVALLAAPVGAAHAQSSASQPVALRFRATVDNQPFACGQSYSGIGTTKGTISVTDFRFYVHDVRLVDASGREVAVQLDSDGLWQSNGVALLDFEDGSGPCSNGNAELRDVVVGSAPAGSYTGVRFTVGVPFDLNHRDLTQQPSPLSLSRLFWAWNSGYKFMRIDMKSGPTQSWVLHLGSTECLPTGTPSTIPTKCAWGNRPEIAFASFDLSRDVVNLDLAAMLRTANVSVNQPKTAMGCMSGQADSDCAPVFAALGLPFGTTKGGGQWAFSVARGGGAAGNAPAAAR; from the coding sequence ATGACTCCTGCATCCCTTCGCGTCGCGCGCCTGCGGGCCGTGCGCGCGCTCTCACTTGTCGCACTCCTCGCGGCGCCGGTCGGCGCCGCGCACGCGCAGTCGAGTGCCTCCCAACCGGTCGCCCTGCGCTTTCGAGCGACGGTCGACAACCAGCCGTTTGCCTGCGGCCAGTCGTACTCGGGGATCGGCACCACCAAGGGGACGATCTCCGTCACCGATTTCCGCTTCTACGTGCACGACGTGCGCCTCGTCGACGCCAGCGGGCGCGAGGTCGCCGTCCAACTCGACTCGGACGGACTCTGGCAGTCGAATGGCGTGGCACTGCTCGACTTCGAGGATGGGAGCGGTCCCTGCTCCAACGGCAACGCCGAGTTGCGCGACGTGGTGGTCGGCAGCGCGCCGGCCGGGAGCTACACCGGCGTGCGCTTCACGGTTGGCGTTCCGTTCGACCTCAACCACCGCGACCTCACGCAGCAGCCGTCGCCGCTCTCCCTGTCGCGTTTGTTCTGGGCGTGGAACTCCGGGTACAAGTTCATGCGCATCGACATGAAGTCCGGGCCGACGCAATCGTGGGTCCTGCACCTCGGCAGCACGGAGTGCCTCCCCACCGGGACGCCGTCGACGATTCCCACCAAGTGCGCGTGGGGGAACCGTCCCGAGATCGCCTTCGCATCGTTTGACCTGTCGCGCGATGTCGTTAACCTCGACCTGGCCGCGATGCTGCGGACGGCGAACGTCTCGGTGAATCAGCCGAAAACGGCGATGGGGTGCATGTCGGGGCAGGCCGACTCGGACTGCGCCCCGGTCTTCGCGGCGCTGGGGCTCCCCTTCGGCACCACCAAGGGTGGGGGACAGTGGGCCTTCTCCGTGGCACGCGGCGGTGGGGCGGCGGGCAACGCTCCGGCTGCCGCCCGGTGA
- a CDS encoding di-heme enzyme produces the protein MSRAHTLRLAAIVALVGSGVAVASARPSIARPRAASTAVADYEWRLPPGFPRPRVPADNPMSEGKVELGRRLFYDVRLSGNQTFSCASCHQQARAFADALPRGVGSTGEVHPRGSMSLANVAYSPALTWANPNMKRLEQQALVPMFGESPVELGLAGKDDELLARLRGDADYPRLFAESFPSDAAPISLVNITRALAAFERTLISGNSPYDRFERGDTSALSPAARRGAQAFFGETLECFHCHGGFNFTNTVDFVGKGFVEVEFHNTGLYNLRGTGAYPADNPGLKEHSGDPADMGKFKAPTLRNIAVTAPYMHDGSVRTLAEVIAHYAAGGRTVHAGPNAGVGRRNPYKSGFVKGFTLTPRERADLLAFLHSLTDSSFLADPRLANPFARPAAPGAAHAAPSGAPSRDR, from the coding sequence GTGTCACGCGCGCACACGTTGCGGCTGGCGGCGATCGTCGCGCTCGTGGGGTCGGGCGTCGCCGTCGCCAGTGCGCGACCGTCGATCGCTCGGCCACGCGCGGCGTCGACCGCGGTGGCCGACTACGAGTGGCGGCTCCCTCCTGGCTTTCCGCGTCCGCGCGTCCCCGCCGACAACCCGATGTCGGAGGGGAAGGTCGAGCTCGGGCGGCGCCTGTTCTACGACGTGCGCCTCTCGGGGAACCAGACCTTCAGCTGCGCCTCCTGTCACCAGCAGGCGCGCGCCTTTGCCGATGCCCTGCCACGCGGCGTCGGCTCCACCGGCGAGGTGCATCCGCGTGGCAGCATGTCGTTGGCCAACGTGGCGTACTCCCCGGCGCTCACGTGGGCCAATCCGAACATGAAGCGCCTCGAACAGCAGGCGCTCGTCCCCATGTTCGGCGAGTCGCCGGTGGAACTCGGCCTGGCCGGGAAGGACGACGAGCTGCTCGCCCGCCTGCGTGGCGACGCCGACTACCCACGCCTGTTCGCCGAGTCGTTCCCGAGCGATGCGGCGCCGATCTCGCTGGTGAACATCACGCGTGCCCTCGCCGCCTTCGAGCGCACGCTCATCTCCGGCAACTCGCCGTACGATCGCTTCGAGCGCGGCGACACGTCCGCGCTGTCACCCGCCGCCCGGCGTGGCGCGCAGGCCTTCTTTGGCGAGACGCTGGAGTGCTTTCACTGCCACGGCGGATTCAACTTCACCAACACCGTGGACTTCGTCGGGAAGGGGTTCGTCGAGGTCGAGTTCCACAACACCGGCCTGTACAACCTCCGGGGGACCGGCGCCTATCCGGCGGATAACCCCGGGCTCAAGGAACACAGCGGCGACCCCGCCGACATGGGGAAGTTCAAGGCACCGACGCTGCGCAATATCGCGGTGACCGCTCCCTACATGCACGATGGATCGGTCCGCACGCTGGCGGAGGTGATCGCGCACTACGCAGCCGGTGGTCGCACCGTGCATGCCGGGCCGAACGCCGGCGTCGGGCGTCGCAATCCGTACAAGAGCGGCTTCGTGAAGGGGTTCACGCTCACGCCGCGCGAGCGCGCCGACCTCCTCGCCTTCCTCCACTCGCTCACCGATTCGTCCTTCCTCGCCGATCCACGATTGGCGAATCCCTTCGCCCGTCCGGCGGCCCCAGGCGCGGCCCATGCGGCGCCGAGTGGCGCACCGTCTCGTGACAGGTGA
- a CDS encoding copper resistance protein CopC: MATTLGLSLAGLLAVSLPIRGAIPSANAAALAPGVASSNAPFHLRLEKSEPSKGAVLDASPTVIRLFFSLPPEMAVTAIKLSDAADNAITLSAPRRGAGAKDPVEADVKQALAAGTYTVSWKTSSKDGHPIKGDFTFTVKSAGN, encoded by the coding sequence ATGGCCACGACGCTCGGCCTTTCGCTCGCCGGCCTGCTGGCGGTGTCGCTCCCGATCCGCGGCGCCATTCCATCTGCGAACGCGGCCGCGCTGGCCCCGGGCGTGGCGTCGAGCAACGCCCCGTTCCATCTGCGACTCGAGAAGTCCGAACCGTCCAAGGGGGCGGTGCTCGACGCATCGCCCACCGTGATCCGACTCTTCTTCTCCCTCCCGCCCGAGATGGCCGTGACCGCGATCAAGCTCTCGGACGCGGCCGACAACGCCATCACGCTCTCCGCGCCGCGACGCGGGGCTGGGGCCAAGGACCCTGTCGAGGCTGACGTGAAGCAGGCGCTCGCCGCGGGAACGTACACGGTCTCGTGGAAGACGTCGTCGAAGGACGGTCACCCGATCAAGGGCGACTTCACCTTCACGGTCAAGTCCGCGGGCAACTAG
- a CDS encoding CopD family protein: MALLVGETAQAVVRALLFAGIMGVVGGTLFAYRLAPAFDGEALQAEARVGAKRVLRLAGVLLSVVVAWRLVQQAAAFADAPELWRSAVGLVITKTTWGTGWLVQAVAVPLVLASALRERSSGGVAPFTLGAGLLALAASPALSGHAIGAPRLATVAVVLDTVHVVAAGAWLGTLAVVAWVALPLARRAPDGTMLRVLARFSPIALASAAALAASGVFASWLHLESLQALWATDYGMMLVRKLVVLAGVAATGAYNWKVVTPRLTTAAGLPSLRRSVAIELTLAVVLVAITAVLVATPLPAEG; encoded by the coding sequence ATGGCGCTCCTCGTCGGCGAGACGGCGCAGGCGGTCGTTCGCGCGCTGCTCTTCGCCGGGATCATGGGGGTCGTGGGCGGGACGCTCTTCGCGTACCGCCTCGCCCCCGCGTTCGATGGGGAGGCGCTTCAGGCGGAGGCGCGCGTGGGAGCGAAACGCGTGTTGCGCCTGGCGGGTGTGCTCCTGTCTGTCGTCGTCGCCTGGCGTCTCGTGCAGCAGGCGGCGGCGTTTGCCGATGCCCCAGAGCTGTGGCGGTCGGCGGTCGGGTTGGTCATCACGAAGACGACATGGGGCACGGGGTGGCTCGTCCAGGCCGTGGCCGTTCCGCTCGTCCTCGCCTCGGCGCTGCGCGAGCGGTCGTCGGGCGGCGTGGCGCCGTTCACGTTAGGCGCCGGGCTGCTCGCGCTGGCCGCGTCGCCGGCGCTCTCGGGGCACGCGATCGGGGCGCCGCGCCTCGCCACCGTCGCAGTGGTCCTCGACACGGTGCACGTCGTTGCCGCCGGCGCGTGGCTCGGGACGCTCGCCGTCGTGGCGTGGGTCGCCCTCCCCCTCGCACGACGCGCCCCCGACGGCACCATGCTGCGCGTGCTGGCGCGCTTCTCTCCCATCGCCCTCGCCAGTGCGGCGGCCCTCGCCGCGAGCGGTGTCTTCGCGTCGTGGCTGCATCTCGAGTCGCTGCAGGCGCTGTGGGCCACCGACTACGGCATGATGCTCGTCCGGAAACTCGTGGTCCTCGCCGGCGTGGCCGCAACCGGAGCCTACAACTGGAAAGTTGTCACGCCGCGGCTCACGACCGCTGCCGGGTTGCCGTCGCTCCGCCGGTCGGTGGCCATCGAACTCACCCTCGCCGTCGTCCTGGTCGCGATCACGGCCGTTCTCGTCGCCACCCCCCTGCCGGCCGAGGGGTAG
- the nadA gene encoding quinolinate synthase NadA translates to MTPASPPQSTTESARDLAARIRALASEKRAVILAHNYERPEVQDIADYVGDSLGLSREAARTDAEVIVFCGVHFMAETAKILSPGKTVLLPDLGAGCSLADTITAAELIAWKREHPNAVVVSYVNTTAAVKAETDYCCTSGNAVDVINAIPADQEILFLPDMFLGAHVRRVTGRDNIHVWMGECHVHAGITPQSLARQRAEHPGAEVLVHPECGCSTNVLEAMSAGAIPNEGVQVLSTEGMIRRPGISHATSFIVATETGILHRLRRANPDKTFFAASDRAECQYMKMTTLPKLLLALERMQHEITVPDDVAARARLALERMVSIGGSQAAHQAPPGILGE, encoded by the coding sequence ATGACTCCCGCGTCGCCTCCTCAGTCCACGACCGAATCCGCCCGCGATCTCGCTGCGCGCATCCGCGCCCTGGCAAGCGAGAAGCGCGCCGTGATCCTCGCCCACAACTACGAGCGCCCCGAGGTGCAGGACATCGCCGACTACGTCGGCGATTCGCTCGGGCTCAGCCGCGAAGCGGCGCGTACCGATGCCGAGGTGATCGTCTTCTGTGGCGTGCACTTCATGGCCGAGACGGCCAAGATCCTCTCGCCCGGCAAGACGGTCCTCCTCCCCGATCTCGGCGCCGGCTGCTCGCTCGCCGATACGATCACGGCCGCCGAACTCATCGCATGGAAGCGGGAGCACCCCAACGCCGTCGTCGTCAGCTACGTGAACACCACGGCGGCGGTGAAGGCCGAGACCGACTACTGCTGCACGTCGGGCAACGCGGTGGACGTGATCAACGCGATCCCGGCCGACCAGGAGATCCTCTTCCTCCCGGACATGTTCCTCGGCGCCCATGTGCGTCGCGTGACCGGGCGCGACAACATCCACGTGTGGATGGGGGAATGCCACGTGCACGCCGGGATCACTCCGCAGTCGCTGGCCCGCCAGCGGGCTGAGCATCCAGGGGCCGAGGTGCTGGTGCATCCGGAATGTGGCTGCTCCACGAACGTGCTCGAAGCGATGTCGGCCGGGGCGATTCCTAACGAGGGAGTCCAGGTCCTGTCGACCGAGGGGATGATCCGGCGTCCGGGGATCTCCCACGCGACGTCGTTCATCGTCGCCACGGAGACGGGGATCCTTCACCGGTTGCGCCGGGCCAATCCCGACAAGACGTTCTTCGCGGCGAGCGATCGCGCGGAGTGCCAGTACATGAAGATGACGACGCTCCCCAAGCTGCTGCTTGCGCTCGAACGGATGCAGCACGAGATCACCGTTCCGGACGATGTGGCGGCGCGCGCGCGGCTGGCGCTGGAGCGGATGGTGAGCATCGGCGGAAGCCAGGCCGCGCATCAGGCGCCGCCCGGGATACTGGGCGAGTAG
- the nadC gene encoding carboxylating nicotinate-nucleotide diphosphorylase, which yields MSMHEDPVTPPRRVTPLDTPSIDRRTLLRFPLHETQVAALVRSALEEDGAFNDVTTIATVLSDRRARARLVAREAGVVAGLALAIEAFHQLDDKVSIRVDAEDGTRVARGDSILFLSGHARGLLSAERVALNFLQRLSGVATLTARYVDAVKGTRARILDTRKTTPGWRALEKYAVRCGGGVNHRLDLSSAVLIKDNHLVAVEGDVGVAIRRARDLVSASATVEVECETIAQVKAALEARADIILLDNMSNDEMAACVTLVDARAVVEASGGVNLDTVRGIAQTGVDHISVGALTHSAPSMDLALDFE from the coding sequence ATGTCGATGCACGAAGACCCCGTGACGCCGCCGCGCCGTGTCACGCCGCTGGATACGCCAAGCATCGATCGGCGGACGTTGCTGCGCTTCCCGCTGCACGAGACGCAGGTCGCGGCCCTGGTGCGCAGCGCCCTCGAGGAAGACGGCGCCTTCAACGACGTCACCACCATTGCCACGGTCCTCAGCGACCGGCGCGCGCGCGCCCGACTGGTGGCGCGCGAAGCCGGCGTGGTCGCCGGGCTCGCGCTCGCGATCGAGGCGTTCCATCAGCTCGATGACAAGGTGTCGATACGCGTCGATGCCGAGGACGGGACGCGGGTGGCGCGCGGCGACTCGATCCTCTTCCTCTCGGGGCATGCACGCGGCTTGTTGTCTGCCGAGCGGGTGGCGCTCAACTTCCTGCAGCGCCTGTCGGGCGTGGCGACGCTCACGGCGCGCTATGTGGACGCGGTGAAGGGGACGCGTGCCCGCATCCTCGACACGCGCAAGACGACGCCGGGGTGGCGTGCGCTCGAGAAGTACGCCGTGCGCTGTGGTGGCGGGGTGAACCATCGCCTCGACCTCTCGTCGGCGGTCCTCATCAAGGACAACCACCTCGTGGCAGTCGAGGGAGACGTGGGCGTCGCCATCCGCCGCGCGCGCGACCTGGTCTCGGCATCGGCCACCGTCGAAGTGGAGTGCGAGACGATCGCCCAGGTGAAGGCCGCCCTCGAGGCGCGCGCCGACATCATCCTGCTGGACAACATGTCGAACGACGAGATGGCGGCGTGCGTCACGCTTGTCGATGCCCGTGCCGTCGTCGAGGCATCTGGCGGCGTGAACCTGGATACCGTGCGTGGCATCGCGCAGACGGGGGTCGATCACATCTCCGTGGGCGCACTCACGCACTCGGCGCCGTCGATGGACCTCGCGCTCGACTTCGAGTAG